The genomic region CCGCAATCTGCGCTACTCGCAGGTAGCTCCCTTGTCGATGTATGAGGAGAAGAACACCGCCAACAACATGCCGGCGCAGTGCGAGATCTACGCCGAGGGCCAAGGGGATTCTGCGGGCGCCTACAAGTTCATGTTCATGGCCAAAGGCGGCGGCTCGGCCAACAAGAGCTTCCTGTTCCAGGCAACGCCGTCGGTGCTGACCAGGGACCGGCTGCTCGCCTTCCTGAAGGAGAAGGTGCTGACGCTCGGCACCGCGGCATGTCCCCCGTACCACCTTGCGATCGTGATCGGCGGCACCTCGGCCGAGCTCTGCATGAAGACCGTGAAGCTTGCCTCGGCGCGCTATCTCGACGCGCTGCCGACCCACGGCTCGGCCGACGGCAATGCGTTCCGCGATCTCGAGATGGAACAGGAAATCCTCAAAATGACGCAGAGCTTGGGGGTGGGCGCGCAGTTCGGCGGCAAATATTTCTGCCACGATGTGCGCGTGATCCGGATGCCGCGCCACGGCGCATCGCTGCCGATCGGGCTCGGCGTGTCGTGCTCGGCGGACCGCCAGGTGCTCGGCAAGATCACCAGGGATGGCGTCTATCTCGAGGAGCTCGAGCACAACCCGGCGCAGTATCTGCCCGCGGTCGAGCAGTCGCTCGGCGGCGAGGTCGTCAAGATCGACCTCAACAAGCCGATGAAGGAGATCCTGGCGACGCTGTCGCAATATCCGATCAAGACCCGCGTCTCGATGACCGGCACCATGATCGTGGCGCGCGATTCCGCGCATGCCAAGCTGCGCGAGCGGCTGGAGAAGGGTGAGCCGCTGCCGGACTACTTCAAGAACCATCCGGTGTATTACGCGGGTCCCGCCAAGACGCCCGATGGCTACGCCTCCGGCGCGTTCGGCCCGACCACGGCGGGACGCATGGACTCCTTCGTCGACCAGTTCCAGGCCGCCGGCGGATCGATGGTGATGGTCGCCAAGGGCAACCGCGCGGTCGCGGTACGCGAGGCCTGCAAGAAGCACGGCGGCTTCTATCTCGGCTCGATCGGCGGCGCCGCGGCGAACCTCGCCGAGCACTGCATCAAGAAGGTCGAGGTTGTCGAGTATCCCGAGCTCGGCATGGAAGCGATCTGGCGCATCGAGGTGGTCGACTTCCCGGCCTTCATCATCATCGACGACAAGGGCAACGACTTCTTCAAGGAATTGAACCTCGGTTGAGGATCGGGGTTGATTGCGGTCGGCCTCGACGGATTCTCCAGGGGCTGGGTCGCCGTCACGGTTGACGGCGACCGGCGCAGCATTTCCTTTCACACCGATATTACGGACGCGCTGTCGCGTCCGTTCGACCGCGCCGGGATCGATATCCCGATCGGCATGACCGATGACGGCGAGCGCGATTGCGACCTGCTTGCCCGCGCGCGTTTGCGTCCGCACAACTCGCGGGTCTTCACCGGCGCGCGGCGCTGGCTGTGGCAGCAGTTTGATGATCCCGATCTCGCGAATGCGGAAGCGGTGCGCTGCGGCCAGAGCCGCGTGTCGCGCCAGCTCTGGCATCTCGGCAAGAAGATCATGGAGGTCGACGCGTTCGTGCGCGCGAACGCCACGCGCGACATCCGCGAGGTGCATCCCGAACTGGTGTTCCTGCGGCTGAACCGCGGCGAGCCTTTGCCGCGCAAGAAGTCGGAGGAGGGCGATGCGCTCCGCCGCAGGCTGCTGAAGCAATCAGGCTTCCGCGAGATCGATCGCTGGCTCACCCAGATGCGGATCGGCACCGGCGCGAAGCGCGACGATGTGCTGGATGCGTGTGCAGTGGCGCTGGCTGCGCGCGAACCTTGCGGAAGCGTTCCTGAGGCCGCGTCGCGGGATGCCTATGGTTTGCCGATGCAGGTCTGGTTCTAGCTGCAGTTCGTCACCTGGTTGGAGCACAGGCTGCGCCACCAGCCGCGCACGCCGTCATGGCTCTCCACCAGCGCCCAGTGCCCGCTGCAGGCGAGGATGCGTTTCGGACCGTCGTCGGTGTCGAACTCACCGCCGAGCTTGCGCAGCGCCGGCGTCCACTTGGCATCGACGAAGGGTGCCTGGAACAGCCCGCCCATGCGGGTGTAGCCGTTGGCGTAGCTTGCGCCGACCTTGTTGGCGGCAACCCATCCGCGCCCGGCATAGGGCTTTGGCGCGTTGCGCGGATAGCGCTTGTCATCCTCATAGGCCTTGCCCGGCGGCATCGCGCCCTCGATCAGAAACCAGCCGTCCTTGAAACCGATGATACGAAACTCGGTGAGCCAACCGCCCTCCGGCGTGTTCTCGGCCCCGCCCATCTTGAGATGGTAGGGCGGCGGCAGCTTGCCGAGCACGCGTGCCTTCGCCGACGGCTCCGCGCGCACGTTGAGGCCTGCAAGGTCCTTGTCCTCCAACCAGGCGCCGAGGTCGCATGGTTCGGTGCCACCGGGCAGTGCGCTTCGCTTCACGTCAAGTTCGGCCTGGCGCGCGGCAAAATCATTGTCCGTCCCGTCGGCGTTTCCGGTCGCGATGTCGCTGGGACCGCGCGGCTTCAATTCGGCCGACAGCGCACGAGTGCCATCCTTGCTTAGCGTCACGACCATCATCTGACGTGGCGCGAAGACGCTTGTCGGCGTCTTCGGGTCGTCTGCGCTCGCAGCATAGACCGCAAGGTAGCCGGTGGTGCCGGCGGCATCCGTGCTGGAAGAGGTGCCCGCAACATATCCGGCCGGCACCAGCGCGACCGCGCTTGCGCGCCACGCCGGTTCGGCTTCGCTTGCTTGCTGCGCGGAAGCCGTCGTGGCCAGCAACGCCATGACGGCAACGGATCTCAGGACGCGCATGCGTGCGCGCGTGCTGCGGTTACGCTCGCGTGCCGGTGAACGGGAAGCTGCCCATCGGGCCGATGCCCATCTCGCCGGAGATGCCGTCGCCGGAGACCTTGCCGGTGAATTCGAGCGTCAGCGGCATCGGGTTGGTGATGGAAACCTTCCAGGCGACGTCGTCGCCGTTCACGGTGCCGTCGAAGATTTCGGTGGAGTTGCCCTCGGCGCTCTGCGTGCCGGTGAGCGTGCTGCCGGAGCTTGCCAGCGACAGCGTCGCCTTGCGCTCGCCCATCGGCGTCGTCATCGTGAGATTCCAGTTTCCGTCCACCGCCATTGATGTCTCCCCTCGAGATGTAAGCGTGCGCGGGTATAGCCCATCTTGCCGCGCGCGCCTAGTTCGCGGCTGCGGCGATCAGGCGCGGGCGGCGGCGCGCAGCCGGCTTCCGACCAGGAAGCGGAAGGCGACATACTGGATCGCGAAGGCGGCGACCTTGGTGCCGACCAGCACCACCGACACATAGAACGCCCACAGCTTCATGTCGCCGGTCGCTGCGATTGCGATGGTGCCGGCGGCGAGGATGAACATCAGCCCGGCCCAGGCGTAGCCGGCGAGGGTGGCGTATTCCGGAATCGTCTCGGTCACGATCGGCGGCAAATAACGCAGCATCCAGCCGCGCTTGAGCATGATCGCGCCGATCGCGATGTGGCCGATCGCGGGCTTCGCCAGCACGAAGCGCGGATCGTTGGTGAAAAGCGTCGCGCCGCCGAGCACGATCACCAGCCCAAGGCTCGCCCAGGTCATGTAGCCGAGCGCCTGTCCCTTGACGCGCGCATAGACCACTTGGGCAATCGCGCCCGCGATCGCAACACCGGTGGCGATCAGGACATTGTCGGTGGCAAAATAGACCACCAGGAAGACGATGGTGGAGAGGAAGTCGCTCGCAAGCCTGGCAAATACGCTCTTCATCGTCGTGGTTTCCGTTTCCTCGGGATGATCGTGGTGATGTTGTTATGGCAGCGCTTAGCGGGACGGCAGCGCGCCGGCCGGCGGCGCCGCGTCCTTGGCCGCACGATAGTGCGGATACCAGTGGGTGAAGCCGACCGCGGCATTACGTGCGGCTAAGGCGACCAAGAGGCCCGTCCACAGCGGCAGCGCCGGCACGTAAAGCACCGCAATGTTGCCGATCAGCATGAGCAGCATCGCAACGGTCCAGGCGCCGGTGATCAGGTAATTGGCGTGGAGGAAGCCGGGCAGCTTCGCAGTCTCGGCATCGACCTGCTCCAGCGCATATTGCCGCGTGAAGGGATGGCCGATCATGATCGAGCCGAGCGACACCAGCAGCATGCCGGCATCGACCGCGATCTTCACCGCGATGCTGCTCGACGTCGCGTCGACGAAGATGAGGTAGCAGCCGACCGCGGCGAACACGACGACCGAACCGACGCCGAGGATCTTGATGCTGCGGCCGCGTGCGACATCGAACGCGATCACGGCAAGGCAGATCAGGGCGGCACAGAGCAGGCTCACCGTGGCTGAGGTCACCAGCATCAGCATGGCGAAGGCGCCGTAGGGAGCGAGGATCAGGAAGATCGTCATGGTGAGCCTCATCGGCTGATCTTTACATCGTAAAGATACCCTAGGGGCGAGCAATGAAAGCGTCAAGCAAAATCTTTACAGTGTCAAAATTGTGAGCTGAATGAGAAAAATCAAGGCTTGGCAATGACATAGAGTGGTCTCCGCACTTGGCGTTCGCCGTTCCCGTTGTCATGGCCGGGCTTGTCCCGGCCATGACAGTCTTTCCGGTGAACAAACACGTGGATGCCCGGGACAAGCCCGGGCATGACGAATGGAGAGATCGGCGCTCTGATCCGGAGCGATCGTTCGCTACTCCGCCCCCACCCAATTGCCGTGGAATCCATCCGGCACGCGGTGACCGAGATGGACCAGCGCGGTCGGGCCCGCTTCGACATCTTGCGCGTTGAACACGGCGAGGTCGCTGCGGTTTTCGCGGGCGCGCCAGACCACCGCGAGCAGCCAGCCGTCGCCTTCCGCGGCGTCAGCGCCGCGCTCGACGAACACAGGCTCGGAGATCGTATCGCCGGCGGGCAGCAGATAATGGCCGAGCCGCTTGCCACGCCCGTCGACATGCACGACGCCCGACAGCGCACCGAACATCGGCAGATCGGGGTTGGCGCAGGCGTACCAGCCGTGATTGCTGGCAAATCCGGCGCGGCGATCGTCGACGCGGGGGAATTCTCCGGTAAGGTCGTCGAGATAGGTTTGCGTGAAGCGGTCGGTGTTGCCGGAGAGGTCGAAGGTCCAGCGGCAATAGCGCGCGCGGTTCTTCCGCGGGTCGGTCGGCGAGCCGTCGGGATGATTGAACAGCGGCGCTTCCTCGAACTGCATCACGTCGGCGATGATGCGGTTGCCGTCCTCCCACGCGTTCATCACGTGGAAAACGTAGCAGGTCTCGGCGCGGAACCAGACGATGTCCTTTGACGCGCCGCTGCGCTTCATCACGCCGACATAGGCGCCTTTCTCCGGCTCCCAGGCATAGGGCGCCTGTCCGCGCATCGCGCGCTGCATGCTGCCGGTGATCGGCAGGATCGGAAACAGCACATGATTCTCGGTGACGATGAAGTCGTGCACCATGCTGGCATAGGGCGCCTCGAAGCGCTCGAACCGCGTCACCACGCCGGACGAACTGACCGCGCCGAACGACAGTGCCGGCGTCAGCGGGCCTGCGGCGTTGTAGCCGAAGAACACCATCTCGCCGGTGACCGGATCGATCTTGGGATGCGCGGTGAAGGGACCGGAGATCGCACCCTTGTAGTCGCAATAGCCGAGGCGATTGAGCGTGCCGGGCTCGATCTCGGTCGGCAGATGGCCTTCCTCCAGCGCGAGCAGGCGGCCGCCATGGAAGATGATGTTGGTGTTGGCGACGCCGCCGTCGGTCGTGGTCGTTGCCGGCGCATCCGGCAGCTTGCGGCCGAAGCCGCCGAACAGCGCGCGGCCGGCGTCGTGCTCGGCCTGCCATTTCGGCGTGCGGACCCAGCGGTTGCGATAGCTGGCGCGGCCGTTCTCGATATGGAAGGCGTGCAGCATGCCGTCGCCGACGAACCAGTGCGCACCCGGCGCCTCGAACTGCGGATTGGGACCGTTGCGATAGAGCGTGCCGTTCAGCTCGCGCGGCAATTCGCCCGAGATCTTCAGGAACGGCGCGTCGGCTTCGAATGGGATCGGCGCCAGATTGGTGCGCGCCGCATTGGATGTGACCTGGTCGAGCATTCCGCATCTCCCTGTATTATGATCTTTACATCGTAAAGATATCAGTAGGGTTGACGCCGCCGATCGTCAAGCAAAATCTTTACAGTGTAAAAATTGCGACATATAACGGCCGCATGGCAAGAATCTCCAAAGAAAACAAGGCGACTCGCGCGGCACGCGCCCCGACCCGCCGGGTTGCCCGGACCGCGGCAACTCGTCCGGCCCAACGGCGCCGCGCCAACGACACGCCGTATCATCACGGCGATCTGCATGAGGCATTATTGAAGGCCGCCGAGCGCGTGCTCGAGCGTGATGGATTGGCGGGACTGACATTGCGTGCGGTGGCGCGCGAGGCGGGGGTGTCGCACGCCGCACCCACGCATCATTTCGGCGATCTCACCGGCTTGCTCAGTGAACTCGCGGCGATCGGTTTCCGGCAATTTGGCCTCGCGATGGCGGCTGCGGACGCTTCGGCGGCCACGACGCCCGAGAAGGGCGTGGCGAGCGCCAAGGCTTATGTTGCCTATGCCCAGGCACATCCCGGCATGTACGGGCTGATGTTCCGCAGTGAGCGGCTCGATCATTCGCGGCCGTCGCTGCACGAGGCATCCGAGGCTTCGTTCGCAGGGCTGACCCGCGGCGTCGGCGCCAGCCGGCATGAGCAGATTTCCAAGGAGCAGCTTACGCTGGACCAGGCCGCCGCGATCGCGTCCGCCTGGTCGCTGGTGCATGGTTTCACCATGCTGCTGCTCGACGGACGCCTCAAGACGATTCTGGATCGGTCGCCCGAGGGCACATCTGCGGAAATGTTGTTGACCGCGATGCTGCGATTGTCCGCGGGCCGCTCCGCGCGGCAATAACCAGTGCTGCCCGTGGGCTAGTGTCCCGAATCCGAAGTTCGCATCATTTGCCGCACCTTCGGAGCGAACTTCGGATTCGATAAGGACACTAGCAAACTTATGATCCTAGTGTGCTTTATGAATGCGAAGTTCGTGAAAGTGGCTGCCGCGAAATCGCACGAACTTCGCATTCAGCACACTAGCGCCTCACAAGCGACGTGGTCCGGCCGCTCTGTCCGATCGTCTTCACCGTATCCGTGCCGCATTTGAAATCGCGGGCGAAATCGTCGGCGGCCTGCCGCGCCAGCGCGTTGGCGTCGGGATTGGCCGCGACGTCGACATAGGCGACATGACAGACATCGCCCGGCGGCAGCCGGGTCACGGCGAGCATCGCCCGCGAGACCGGGCCGCCGCGCTTGTCCTGCTCGCTGTTGTCGGCGATCTGCCAGCGCTGGATGATCGCGAACGGCTTGCCGCTGGCTGCACGCCACTCGACCGTATCGCCGGTCGAGCTGAACGGGCCGAACCAGGCCTGCGCCGCCGGTTCCCTGGCTGCCGCCTCGCGGTTTCGGCCCACCGAGACCACTTCGCGCAGATCGCCCTCGTTGATCAGCACCACAAGTCCGGATTTTCCCGGACAGACCCTGGTGGTGCTGCCGTCCTCCTCGCTGGGCCTGCCGATCATGCGGCAGGCCTTCGGCACGGTCGATGTGTAGCTGCTGCTGATCGTCTCAGCGCCGGCCTGACCAGGATTTGCACCGGCAAGCGCCATAACGACTGTTGCAAAAGCAAGGTATTTCATCGGGGGAAACCTGCGATCCGGACGTTACTTTGTGTCTGACATATGCAATCTGGGGAAGGTTCAATAGACACGCGGGAAACACCTGACAGGCGCGCGGAATCGTCCTAGAAGGGCGGCTTCGCAACTTCTGTCGCGTGCACCCAACGTGCCGTAATCTCGATCGTCATGCCCACGATATCATCCAACAAGCCCTATCGCGTCGGCCGTTCCCGGACCGGTCTTGGCCTTTTCGCCACCAAGCCGATCAAGAAAGGCACCAAGATCATCCGCTATTTCGGGCCGTTGCTCGACTCGAAGAAGAAGGATGAGGACGCGATCGAGAACAAATATCTGTTCGAGCTCACCAACCGTTGGACCATCGACGGCTCGGTCCGCGAGAACGTCGCTCGCTATATCAACCACGCCTGCAGGCCGAACGCGGAATCCGACGTTCGCCCACGCAAGCGCAAGGTGTTCATCCGCGCCATCAAGGACATCGAGCCGGGCGACGAAATCAATTACGACTACGGAACCGACTATTTCAAAGCCTATCTGAAGCCGATCGGCTGCAAGTGCGATGCCTGCGAGAAGAAGCGCAAGAAGAAGCGCGCGGAGGCGAGGGCGGAGCGGGTGCGGCTGAAGGAAAGGGCTGAGCGGAAGGCACAGCGCAAGGCCGAGAAGCTCGCCGAGGAGCGGGCCAGGCAGCGGAAGGCGAAGAAGGCTGCCCAAGCAAACGGCAAGCTCGCCAACGGCACGGCGCTGAACGGCAAACACCTCAATGGCCACAGCCTGATCAACACGGCGGGCAAGAAGGTTGCCTCGTCGAAGCGCGGCACCGCTCGGGCGCTGAACGCCTGATACCCAGGACGAGGTCCCTAGCCGCTCGGCCGGTGCGCCGCGCGTGGCAACGGGGCATTGCCGAAATCCAGCGTCGAGCGCTGGATGATCGTGCCGTGCTCGTCGATGACGAGACGGAAACGCTTGCTCCCCGAGAAGAATGTGAGGCGATGGCGCCCCTGATCGGCGTCGAGCCCGCGCTCCGAGCGCGTCGTGATCGCGCCCGAGCGCATCCCGGCCTGCAGCAGCGGAACTGCGATACCGAGGCCCTCGGCGACGATATTGGCGTCAACCTCGAACGCGCCGTCCGCGAATGCGATCGTCGTCATGATGCCCTCGCGGGATGGCGGACGGGACGCGGCAGGTAGGCGCATTCGGCGAGCGTCGTCCCGTCGAGCTCGCGCATGAAGGCCTCGCGCGCCGCCGCAAGCTTCGCCTTCAGCCGGCAGCGCGGCAGCAGCAGGCAGTCTCCGCCATCATCCCTGAAACATTCGACCAGCGCGCTGCCGCCCTCCAGCGCGCGGACCACCTCGCCGAGGGTGATGGTCTCCGCCGGCCGCGCCAGCGAAAACCCGCCGCCAGCGCCGCGCTGGGTGGCAATGAAGCCGGCGTCAGCAAGGTCGCGCACCACCTTGGCAAGGTGATTGCGGGAAATCTCGAACTCGGCCGCGATCGCGCTGGTCGCAAACGACCGGTCCGGCTCGCCGGCCAGCCGCATCAGGGCGCGGAGCGCAAAATCCGTGAACGATGTCAGGCGCATGGAAGCCCTTCGAAATCTGCATTTGGCGGATCAGCTATAGCAGGCTAAATAGGCATTTGAAATACCTATTTAGGATGTGAGCCATGACAGCAGCAGAGCGCCGCGAGCAGATCACCGCCGGGATTGTCGCGCGGACCGGGATCAACGAGGCCATGATCGAGCAGCTGGTGCATGCCTTCTACGCCAAGGTCCGCAAGGACCCGATGATCGGGCCGGTGTTCGGGAGCAGGATCAGCAATTGGGAGCCGCATCTGGCCCAGATGTGCGCGTTCTGGTCCTCGGTTGCGCTGATGACCGGGCGCTATCACGGCACGCCGATGGTCAAGCATATGCCGCTGCCGATCGACGCCGCGCATTTCGACCGCTGGCTCGAACTGTTCGAGGCGACCGCGGCCGAGCTCTGCCCGCCTGACGCGGCGGCGCATTTCATCGATCGCGCGCGGCGCATCGCCTCGAGCCTCGAGATGGGCGTCGCGAGCGGACAGGGCGTGATGCTTGGGGTTGGCGAGAGATACAGGCGAAGCGAAGCAGGAGCAGTGCAATGAGGAACAGGGCCAAGGCAATCGCGCGCGCCATCGACGGCGCATGGTTTCATCAGGATCAGGCCGATCCGTTTTCCGGCAGCAGCCTGGTGCCGATGCTGATCATCGGCCTGGCGCTGACCTTTGCCGGCATGATCGTCGCGGTCGTGCTGAGCTGACAGAAACGGCCGCCGCGTTTGCCGCGACGGCCGCTCGTCACGTCCGGCATTCGGTTTACGCCGCGACCGCCTCACCGCTGCGGCGCAGGCCAACATATTGCAGCTCGGCGAACACGCCGGTGGCGACCGCCTGGGCGAGAATCACGATGGTCCCGACGAGGTTCGGCGACACTGCGCCCGACAGCAGCAGCGCGATGCTGGCGAGCGTCCAGGCCGCATTGCCGACGACCACCAGCATCACCAGCGGCTTCGGCACCGACATGCGCGTGCCGAGCCAGCCGACCAGCGCCGTATAGGCGACCAGAAACAGCCCGGTCTCGCGCAGCAGCGCTTCCGGCAGGCCGAGCAGCGATGCCAGCGCGCCGGCGCCGAGCACCATGGCTATGGCGGATACGCCGCTGAACACGGCGTCGGCAAGCAAAGCGCGGCGCAGCAGCTGGGACGAATGGATCATGGCAGGGTCTCCTCTGGTTGGGATTGGGGTGGTCAGCGGAACATGGACTGCAGCTGACGCCACAGCCGGAGCGGACACAGCGCCTTGCCGACCCTCATCTCGACCGCATAGACCTGCGCAAACACGAACACGCCGGTCGCGTGCACGAGCGGCTGCGGCATGTTGAGCGAGCGCGCCAGCAGCCAGGTGGCCAGATGCACCAGCCAAGGGAGCAGGACGGCGAGGGCGCGGACAAGGGACAGCATCAGCATGGTCATCTCCTGTGCCGTCGAAGATGAGCCGGCCGGCGCGCCAATTCGATTACCTCAGGCGTAATGGAACGGGCGAATTCCGCATGGTAGGTTTTGCACCATGAACGCACACGCATCCATGGCGCGGGCCGAGCCCGCAAAACCTGTCCCGATCGGCGAGCACCTGCGCGAGTGGCGGCAGCGCCGCCATCTCAGCCAGCTCGACCTTGCCGTCGATGCCGAGATCTCGGCGCGGCATTTGAGCTTCGTCGAGACCGGCCGCTCGGCGCCGTCGCGCGACATGGTCCTCAAACTGGCGGAGCGCCTCGACGTGCCCCTACGCGAACGCAACGTGCTGCTGGTCGCCGCGGGTTTCGCGCCCGCATTCCCGCAACGCTCGCTCGATGATCCCGCGCTGAAATCGGCGCGGGAGGCCATCAACCTGGTGCTGAAGGCGCACGAGCCCAATCCGGCGCTGGCCTATGACCGGCACTGGAATCTGGTCTCCGCCAACCGCATGGTGGCGCCGCTGCTCGAGGGCGTGCCGCAGCGGCTGCTCGGCCAGCCCTTCAACATCCTGCGGCTTGCCTTCCACCCCGAGGGCCTCGCGCCGCGCACTGTGAACCTCGCGGAATGGGCCGCGCATCTTCTGGAGCGGCTGCATCGGCAATGCGAGGCAACGGCCGATCCGGAGCTGCTCAAGCTCTATCAGGACCTGAAGTCCTATCCGATCCCGGCGCGGTCGGCCCCGATTACCACCGACAACAACGTCGCGCTTCCCTTCAAGCTCCGCCTCAATGGCGAGATCCTGAGCTTCATCTCGACCACCATGGTGTTCGGCACGCCGGTCGACATCACGCTGCAGGAACTGGCGCTGGAGACCTTCTTCCCGGCCGATGAGCTGACCGCCGAGCGGATGCGGAAGATGGCAGCCAGTATGAAATAGCGGCTTGTCTCGGGACGCTTTCGGCCTACTTTTGGGGTCCCATTTCCGCCGGGAACCCCGCCATGAGCGATCTGAAGCCGCTTCGCCTCGACATCGTCTCCGACGTCGTTTGCCCCTGGTGCTATATCGGCAAGCATCGCATCGAGGACGCGCTCAAGCTGGTGCCCGATGTGCCGGTCGAGGTCCATTGGCGGCCGTTCTTCCTCAACAATTGGGTGCCGCGCGAGGGCATCAGCCGCGAGGAATATCTCACCGCCAAGTTCGGCTCGGTCGATGCCTACAAGGGCATTGCCGGCCGCGTGGTCGCCGCCGCCAATGAGGAGGGGCTCACCTACCATCCCGAGCTCGTCAAGCGGCAGCCCAACACGATCGACTGCCATCGCCTGATCCACTGGGCCGAGGCCAAGGGCAAGGCGGCCGAGATGAAGCAGCGGCTGATGGAGCTGTATTTCCGCGACGGCGGCGATCTCACCGACAGCAACGTGCTGGTACAGGCAGCGGCCGATGTCGGGCTCGATGCCGACGACGTCCGCAAGCGTCTTGCCACCGACGAGGATGTCGCTCTGGTCTCGGCGCAGGCCCAGGAAGCCGCCGAGAAGGGGATTTCGGGCGTGCCGACCTTCGTGTTTGCGCAGAAATACGCGGTGTCCGGCGCCCAGCCGGCCGAGCAGCTCGCCCGCGCCATCCGCCAGGTCTCGGCCGAGATCAACGCGCAGGCGGCGCAGTAGTCCGCAATCCACATCGAAAGCCCGGCTCATGCCGGGCTTTTTCGTTTGCCCACATCATCCATCGGAAACAATCAAGGAGACCATCATGATCTATGAGCTGCGCACCTACACGGTACGTCCAGGCACCGTCGGCGAGATGGTGAAGGCTGCGAGCACGATCTCGCGCGATATCCGCGCCGACAATTTCGGCAAGCTGGAGGGCTACTGGATCACCGAGATCGGTCCACTCAATCAGGTCATGCACATGTGGAGCTACGCCGATCTCAACGAGCGGGCGCGGCTGCGCGCCGAGCTCGCCAGGAACCCGCGCTGGACCGGCGAGTATATTCCGGTGATCCGTCCGCTGCTGGTGCGCCAGGAGGTGCGGCTGCTCAATGCAATCATCCCGCCGGTGGCGCCGGCGACATCAGGCAATATCTACGAATTCCGCAACTATCGCGCCAAGCCGGTCGGCGGCGCCAAGCAATGGCTCGATCTGATCACCGGCGTGATGCCGGAGCGCGAGAAATACTCCAAGATCGTCGGTCTCTGGACCACCGAAGCCGGGCAGCCCAACGAGGTCTGCCACATCTGGGCCTATCCCGATCTCAACGCCCGCGCTGCCGCACGCGGCAACGCGATGAAGGATCCAGCCTGGCTGGAATTTTTGAGCAAGGGCACGCAGGTGCTCGAGGAGATGCACTCGACCATCATGCTGCCGGCGCCGCATTCGCCATTGCAGTAAGGCAGGTGCTGGTCGCGCCGCGGCGTGCCACCTTCCCCAATGGTTCGCCGAGCGCAAGACAGGGAGGCCGCCGGTTGAGGCGGCCTTTTCGTTTTCGGCGTCAGGACGTCGCGAGCGCCGGCAAAAAGCCCCA from Bradyrhizobium elkanii USDA 76 harbors:
- a CDS encoding TetR/AcrR family transcriptional regulator encodes the protein MARISKENKATRAARAPTRRVARTAATRPAQRRRANDTPYHHGDLHEALLKAAERVLERDGLAGLTLRAVAREAGVSHAAPTHHFGDLTGLLSELAAIGFRQFGLAMAAADASAATTPEKGVASAKAYVAYAQAHPGMYGLMFRSERLDHSRPSLHEASEASFAGLTRGVGASRHEQISKEQLTLDQAAAIASAWSLVHGFTMLLLDGRLKTILDRSPEGTSAEMLLTAMLRLSAGRSARQ
- a CDS encoding SET domain-containing protein, producing MPTISSNKPYRVGRSRTGLGLFATKPIKKGTKIIRYFGPLLDSKKKDEDAIENKYLFELTNRWTIDGSVRENVARYINHACRPNAESDVRPRKRKVFIRAIKDIEPGDEINYDYGTDYFKAYLKPIGCKCDACEKKRKKKRAEARAERVRLKERAERKAQRKAEKLAEERARQRKAKKAAQANGKLANGTALNGKHLNGHSLINTAGKKVASSKRGTARALNA
- a CDS encoding RrF2 family transcriptional regulator codes for the protein MRLTSFTDFALRALMRLAGEPDRSFATSAIAAEFEISRNHLAKVVRDLADAGFIATQRGAGGGFSLARPAETITLGEVVRALEGGSALVECFRDDGGDCLLLPRCRLKAKLAAAREAFMRELDGTTLAECAYLPRPVRHPARAS
- a CDS encoding group III truncated hemoglobin; its protein translation is MTAAERREQITAGIVARTGINEAMIEQLVHAFYAKVRKDPMIGPVFGSRISNWEPHLAQMCAFWSSVALMTGRYHGTPMVKHMPLPIDAAHFDRWLELFEATAAELCPPDAAAHFIDRARRIASSLEMGVASGQGVMLGVGERYRRSEAGAVQ
- a CDS encoding inner membrane-spanning protein YciB, yielding MKSVFARLASDFLSTIVFLVVYFATDNVLIATGVAIAGAIAQVVYARVKGQALGYMTWASLGLVIVLGGATLFTNDPRFVLAKPAIGHIAIGAIMLKRGWMLRYLPPIVTETIPEYATLAGYAWAGLMFILAAGTIAIAATGDMKLWAFYVSVVLVGTKVAAFAIQYVAFRFLVGSRLRAAARA
- a CDS encoding DUF429 domain-containing protein — protein: MIAVGLDGFSRGWVAVTVDGDRRSISFHTDITDALSRPFDRAGIDIPIGMTDDGERDCDLLARARLRPHNSRVFTGARRWLWQQFDDPDLANAEAVRCGQSRVSRQLWHLGKKIMEVDAFVRANATRDIREVHPELVFLRLNRGEPLPRKKSEEGDALRRRLLKQSGFREIDRWLTQMRIGTGAKRDDVLDACAVALAAREPCGSVPEAASRDAYGLPMQVWF
- a CDS encoding carotenoid oxygenase family protein; protein product: MLDQVTSNAARTNLAPIPFEADAPFLKISGELPRELNGTLYRNGPNPQFEAPGAHWFVGDGMLHAFHIENGRASYRNRWVRTPKWQAEHDAGRALFGGFGRKLPDAPATTTTDGGVANTNIIFHGGRLLALEEGHLPTEIEPGTLNRLGYCDYKGAISGPFTAHPKIDPVTGEMVFFGYNAAGPLTPALSFGAVSSSGVVTRFERFEAPYASMVHDFIVTENHVLFPILPITGSMQRAMRGQAPYAWEPEKGAYVGVMKRSGASKDIVWFRAETCYVFHVMNAWEDGNRIIADVMQFEEAPLFNHPDGSPTDPRKNRARYCRWTFDLSGNTDRFTQTYLDDLTGEFPRVDDRRAGFASNHGWYACANPDLPMFGALSGVVHVDGRGKRLGHYLLPAGDTISEPVFVERGADAAEGDGWLLAVVWRARENRSDLAVFNAQDVEAGPTALVHLGHRVPDGFHGNWVGAE
- a CDS encoding fumarate hydratase; its protein translation is MNAPSAFPDQQKPVPPYKHTPLFPLGADTTPYKKVTSEGVRVEKVLGKDMLVVSREALRALSEAAFGDINHYLRPGHLKQLRSILEDKEASDNDKFVAFDFLKNANIAAGGVLPMCQDTGTAIIMGKKGCNVITDGDDEAALSEGARDAYLRRNLRYSQVAPLSMYEEKNTANNMPAQCEIYAEGQGDSAGAYKFMFMAKGGGSANKSFLFQATPSVLTRDRLLAFLKEKVLTLGTAACPPYHLAIVIGGTSAELCMKTVKLASARYLDALPTHGSADGNAFRDLEMEQEILKMTQSLGVGAQFGGKYFCHDVRVIRMPRHGASLPIGLGVSCSADRQVLGKITRDGVYLEELEHNPAQYLPAVEQSLGGEVVKIDLNKPMKEILATLSQYPIKTRVSMTGTMIVARDSAHAKLRERLEKGEPLPDYFKNHPVYYAGPAKTPDGYASGAFGPTTAGRMDSFVDQFQAAGGSMVMVAKGNRAVAVREACKKHGGFYLGSIGGAAANLAEHCIKKVEVVEYPELGMEAIWRIEVVDFPAFIIIDDKGNDFFKELNLG
- a CDS encoding DUF6522 family protein, encoding MTTIAFADGAFEVDANIVAEGLGIAVPLLQAGMRSGAITTRSERGLDADQGRHRLTFFSGSKRFRLVIDEHGTIIQRSTLDFGNAPLPRAAHRPSG